In the Corynebacterium gerontici genome, one interval contains:
- a CDS encoding DNA polymerase III subunit epsilon (3'-5' exonuclease of DNA polymerase III), translated as MSDGQRSEQQAQQLSQRRRRGRRFRSNQAQPTTARRDRATSRRNAGEKPQRPVQNGKNDTPPSHNQNQVAQTSQQEPHNQRNKRSKPKLNTAAIEHAPYVALSIQSSGIHPSTSKLVSIDAVTFTKDGEQVEQFHVVLNSGSDAGPYHLHGLREDEIAQGKRFGEVLKRVDKLIDGRVLLVHNAPRVWGFIVSEARRAMAEAARANRQRGRQKRRQRVGHVPQPKEIVDTLASARRQGLQFADTRVLNVARELGLEAPDAKANMARTKLSEAETSREQTLMIARMFFVQRAWQILAVHNPEDLRADKFGLQRSDLRIDATHMPREFENPGVYTPERGLVQGMEVVVAPEIAMDPDRIIEAAVRENLAYNEKLTRQTSVVVCNKREDLVGKAMHGDRKGIPLLSDEEFLRACEQVAPGKRLKD; from the coding sequence ATGAGTGATGGGCAACGCAGTGAACAGCAGGCGCAGCAGCTAAGTCAGCGTCGCCGACGCGGAAGACGCTTTCGTAGCAACCAAGCTCAACCCACAACCGCTAGGCGGGATCGCGCCACCTCCAGACGCAATGCTGGAGAAAAGCCTCAAAGACCAGTTCAGAACGGCAAAAACGATACGCCCCCTTCCCACAATCAGAATCAAGTTGCGCAGACTTCTCAGCAAGAGCCACACAACCAACGCAATAAGCGATCGAAACCGAAGCTGAATACAGCCGCTATCGAACACGCCCCTTATGTGGCTCTTTCGATTCAGTCCTCGGGCATTCATCCCTCTACCTCCAAGCTGGTCAGCATCGACGCGGTGACGTTTACTAAGGACGGTGAGCAGGTGGAGCAGTTTCATGTGGTGCTCAATTCTGGTTCGGATGCGGGTCCCTATCATCTGCATGGGTTAAGGGAGGACGAGATTGCTCAGGGGAAACGTTTTGGTGAGGTGCTCAAGCGCGTTGACAAGCTGATTGACGGGCGCGTCCTTCTGGTACATAACGCGCCGCGTGTGTGGGGATTTATTGTGTCGGAGGCCAGGCGGGCGATGGCGGAGGCAGCTAGGGCGAATCGGCAGCGTGGTAGGCAAAAGCGCAGGCAGCGGGTTGGGCATGTGCCGCAGCCGAAGGAGATTGTGGATACGTTGGCGTCGGCGCGCAGGCAAGGGCTGCAATTTGCGGACACGCGCGTGCTGAACGTGGCGCGGGAACTGGGGCTTGAGGCGCCGGACGCGAAGGCAAACATGGCGCGCACCAAACTCAGTGAGGCGGAGACCAGCCGCGAGCAAACGCTCATGATTGCCCGGATGTTCTTTGTGCAGCGCGCGTGGCAGATTCTGGCGGTGCACAACCCGGAGGACCTGCGCGCGGACAAGTTCGGGCTGCAACGCTCCGACCTGCGCATTGATGCCACCCATATGCCGCGAGAGTTTGAAAATCCGGGCGTGTACACCCCCGAGCGTGGCTTGGTGCAGGGGATGGAAGTGGTGGTGGCGCCCGAAATTGCCATGGACCCGGACCGCATCATCGAAGCTGCCGTGCGCGAGAACCTGGCTTATAACGAGAAGCTGACGCGCCAGACTTCGGTGGTGGTGTGCAATAAGCGGGAAGACCTGGTGGGCAAAGCGATGCACGGCGACCGCAAGGGCATTCCGCTGCTCAGCGACGAGGAGTTTCTGCGGGCGTGCGAGCAGGTGGCGCCGGGCAAGCGTTTGAAAGACTAG
- a CDS encoding Mur ligase family protein has product MTLPSVSFGRIRSAVAVAAAKLATQASRATGRGSGGMIGGLIAEKIDPNIMVSLGGERPVALVTGTNGKSTTTRMLASALRTEHTVATNEGGDNMDAGIISALMAGRDASHVVLEVDELHVPKVAERLNPQCLVLLNLSRDQLDRVGEINKIERALRECVNAHPDMTVIANCDDVLITSVAYDAPNVVWVSAGAGWLGDAVSCPRTGGHIVHDGSDWYAVKKLVDGRTFRRPTPTWEITPQGIRRADAEPVALNLALPGNANRGNATQAVAAAVERFSVPLDKAVAAVETVDDVAGRYSTITLGEHEIHLLLAKNPAGWQEALSMVDRSADGLVIAVNGQVADGEDLSWLWDVKFEELETLAVKASGERGTDLAVRLTYASVQHELVKDPVEAIEACPPGRVEVLANYTAFRDLKRALEAKKEA; this is encoded by the coding sequence ATGACGTTACCTTCTGTGTCATTTGGCCGGATTCGCAGTGCTGTGGCCGTGGCTGCGGCAAAGCTCGCTACTCAGGCTTCGCGCGCCACGGGTCGCGGTTCTGGTGGCATGATTGGCGGGTTGATTGCGGAGAAGATCGACCCGAACATCATGGTTTCCCTCGGCGGCGAGCGGCCGGTTGCGCTGGTCACGGGCACGAATGGCAAGTCCACAACCACTCGCATGTTGGCTTCGGCGCTGCGCACTGAGCACACGGTGGCCACGAATGAGGGTGGCGACAATATGGACGCCGGTATCATTTCCGCGCTCATGGCCGGCCGCGATGCTTCCCATGTGGTGCTTGAGGTGGATGAGTTGCATGTGCCGAAGGTGGCGGAGCGCCTGAATCCGCAGTGCTTGGTGTTGCTGAATCTTTCGCGCGATCAGTTGGATCGTGTGGGAGAGATCAACAAGATTGAGCGCGCCCTGCGCGAATGCGTGAACGCTCATCCTGATATGACGGTGATTGCTAATTGCGATGATGTGCTGATCACCTCCGTCGCCTACGACGCCCCGAACGTGGTGTGGGTTTCTGCGGGCGCGGGATGGCTCGGCGATGCTGTTTCCTGCCCGCGCACTGGCGGCCACATTGTTCATGATGGTTCGGATTGGTATGCGGTAAAGAAGCTTGTCGACGGCCGCACGTTCCGACGCCCCACGCCCACGTGGGAGATCACGCCCCAGGGAATCCGCCGCGCCGACGCCGAGCCCGTGGCGCTGAACTTGGCGCTGCCGGGCAATGCCAACCGCGGCAATGCCACCCAGGCTGTAGCTGCGGCGGTGGAGCGTTTCTCGGTGCCGCTGGATAAGGCTGTGGCGGCGGTGGAAACTGTCGATGACGTGGCTGGACGCTACTCCACTATCACCTTGGGTGAGCACGAGATTCACCTGCTGTTGGCGAAGAATCCCGCTGGTTGGCAGGAGGCGTTGTCGATGGTGGATCGCAGCGCCGATGGCTTGGTGATCGCCGTGAATGGCCAGGTGGCTGATGGTGAGGATTTGTCCTGGCTGTGGGACGTCAAATTTGAGGAGCTCGAAACCCTCGCCGTGAAGGCTTCCGGTGAACGTGGCACCGACCTCGCCGTGCGCCTCACCTACGCATCAGTGCAGCATGAGCTGGTCAAAGATCCTGTGGAGGCCATCGAGGCGTGCCCGCCCGGCCGGGTGGAAGTGCTGGCCAATTACACCGCGTTTAGGGATCTTAAGCGCGCTCTCGAAGCCAAGAAGGAGGCTTAA
- a CDS encoding type 1 glutamine amidotransferase, with product MLTIGLILPDVLGTYGDDGNALVLRQRARMRGIDTEIKPIKLGEAVPESLDVYCVGGGEDTAQVLASEHLRKDGGLIRAANAGRPILGICAGLQVLGTSFRASEGIVEGVGLIDATTVSLEKRAIGEVQSSPTGAGITAALDQPLTGFENHMGATILGPDASPLGRVTRGVGNTDALGASESPEQVGVEGVVQGNVICTYMHGPALARNPQLADLLLAQAMGTTLAELEPLDIEVVAQLRKERTR from the coding sequence ATGCTCACCATCGGACTCATCCTGCCCGACGTCCTTGGCACCTACGGCGATGACGGCAATGCTCTCGTGCTTCGCCAACGCGCTCGCATGCGCGGCATCGACACCGAAATCAAGCCGATCAAACTTGGCGAGGCCGTCCCCGAATCCCTCGACGTCTACTGCGTCGGCGGCGGCGAGGACACGGCACAGGTGCTTGCCTCCGAGCATCTCCGCAAAGACGGCGGCCTGATCCGCGCCGCGAACGCTGGCCGCCCCATCCTGGGCATTTGCGCTGGCCTGCAAGTTTTGGGCACCAGCTTCCGCGCCTCGGAGGGCATCGTTGAGGGCGTTGGGCTTATCGACGCCACCACCGTCTCCCTGGAAAAGCGCGCCATTGGTGAGGTGCAGTCCTCCCCCACCGGTGCCGGGATCACCGCAGCACTGGATCAGCCACTGACCGGCTTTGAGAACCACATGGGCGCCACCATCCTCGGCCCCGACGCCTCCCCGCTGGGGCGCGTCACCCGGGGCGTGGGCAACACCGACGCCCTCGGCGCCTCCGAGTCCCCCGAGCAAGTAGGGGTTGAGGGCGTGGTGCAGGGCAATGTGATCTGTACGTACATGCACGGTCCGGCACTTGCCCGCAACCCACAGCTCGCAGACCTTCTACTCGCCCAAGCGATGGGCACCACCCTGGCAGAGCTGGAACCGCTGGACATTGAGGTTGTGGCGCAGCTACGCAAAGAGCGCACGCGCTAG
- a CDS encoding ATP-binding protein → MKMVHHRRRCLYPGRAHLTIKAHVQPGPGNASEVRLIDSCKFHGPAPDLPELPAVAIRELIANAIVHRDLSNASFGAFTQVVKAPSKLILSNPGGLWGITERQLGKTGYVRNPVLLDMCSAYWSSLDRGACTGIPAARQALAEAFLPEPYLRDKVVQFQAILTPLSILSAEQLQWLNEIPGAATLTAAQKHALVTMKSGKPMTNATYPGMFPMDSTQVRSELQELVQFGLAELKGTGRAVEYYYKMAGGEPLRKATSSGEKKHISMQEKQQGILGALARADRSLTKQQLQNETGLSTDQQKAAVPPSFGTPARSCLARALFA, encoded by the coding sequence ATGAAGATGGTGCACCACCGTCGCCGCTGTCTATACCCTGGGCGTGCGCACCTCACCATCAAAGCTCATGTACAGCCTGGTCCAGGAAATGCGTCTGAGGTGCGCCTTATTGATTCGTGTAAATTTCACGGCCCCGCCCCCGATCTGCCGGAACTGCCTGCGGTTGCCATCCGCGAGTTGATTGCCAACGCCATTGTGCACCGTGATCTTTCAAACGCCAGCTTTGGTGCATTCACACAGGTTGTGAAGGCACCATCGAAGCTTATTTTGAGCAATCCCGGTGGACTTTGGGGCATCACGGAGCGCCAGCTAGGCAAGACGGGATATGTGCGCAACCCAGTGCTCTTAGACATGTGCTCGGCTTATTGGTCATCGCTTGATCGAGGCGCATGCACTGGTATTCCAGCAGCCCGGCAAGCGCTCGCCGAGGCATTCCTGCCAGAACCCTACCTCCGGGACAAAGTGGTGCAGTTCCAGGCAATCCTTACGCCCTTGTCGATCCTGAGCGCCGAGCAATTGCAGTGGCTCAACGAGATTCCGGGCGCCGCCACCCTCACCGCAGCACAGAAGCATGCGCTGGTCACAATGAAATCAGGCAAGCCGATGACCAACGCCACCTACCCCGGAATGTTCCCTATGGACTCAACGCAGGTGCGCAGCGAACTACAAGAATTGGTGCAATTTGGCCTGGCAGAGCTTAAAGGCACTGGCCGCGCGGTGGAGTACTACTACAAGATGGCGGGAGGTGAGCCGTTGCGTAAAGCCACAAGTTCTGGCGAGAAGAAGCACATTTCGATGCAAGAAAAGCAGCAGGGCATCCTTGGTGCCCTGGCTAGAGCCGATCGTTCATTGACGAAGCAACAGCTTCAAAATGAAACCGGGCTCAGCACCGATCAGCAAAAAGCAGCGGTACCGCCTAGCTTCGGCACACCGGCCAGATCCTGCCTAGCGCGTGCGCTCTTTGCGTAG
- a CDS encoding AlbA family DNA-binding domain-containing protein encodes MKDASRGMPDTIDETLAAFASTSEGGMIILGVAENGGAFDLRGVWDAKAAVDALGSKARNKIRPPMQLGAVEAHQIEGETVITCVIPPQPSDFKPFKVGDRGRAYTRSADGDYRLSALESLHLVGAGKQPRYDRDPVLEADVVRDLELLE; translated from the coding sequence GTGAAGGACGCATCCCGGGGGATGCCGGACACGATCGACGAGACGCTAGCCGCCTTCGCCAGTACTTCTGAAGGCGGCATGATCATCCTCGGTGTCGCTGAAAATGGCGGTGCATTCGATCTCCGTGGTGTGTGGGACGCGAAGGCCGCTGTGGATGCTTTAGGCAGTAAGGCGCGCAACAAAATTCGCCCTCCAATGCAGCTCGGCGCAGTTGAAGCTCACCAGATCGAAGGCGAAACTGTTATTACCTGCGTAATTCCGCCACAGCCGAGCGATTTCAAGCCTTTCAAGGTGGGCGATCGTGGTCGCGCCTACACACGCTCAGCCGATGGCGACTACCGGCTTTCTGCCCTGGAGTCGCTTCACCTTGTGGGCGCTGGCAAACAACCTCGTTACGATCGTGATCCCGTCTTGGAGGCAGACGTTGTGCGCGATCTGGAGTTGCTGGAATAG
- the recR gene encoding recombination mediator RecR: protein MFEGPLQDLIDEFSRLPGVGPKSAQRIAFHLLHVEPTDIQRLQDALGAVRDGVSFCRICCNISRAEVCRICADSSRDRGLICVVEEPKDIQVIERTGEFNGRYHVLGGALDPLANVGPRELNITQLLQRIGEVVQDRELADSTPEHPLFDAPPRITEVIIATDPNTEGEATASYLARLLRDFPDLTISRLASGMPLGGDLEFVDELTLSRALSGRLTL from the coding sequence GTGTTTGAAGGCCCGCTGCAGGATCTCATCGACGAATTTTCGCGCCTGCCCGGCGTTGGCCCGAAGTCCGCGCAGCGCATCGCCTTCCACCTCCTCCACGTCGAACCCACCGACATTCAACGCCTCCAAGACGCCCTCGGTGCGGTCCGCGATGGCGTGAGCTTCTGCCGTATCTGCTGCAACATCTCCCGCGCGGAAGTCTGCCGCATCTGTGCCGATTCCTCCCGCGACCGCGGCCTGATTTGCGTGGTCGAGGAACCCAAAGACATCCAGGTGATCGAACGCACCGGCGAATTCAACGGCCGCTACCACGTCCTCGGCGGCGCGCTGGACCCCCTCGCCAACGTCGGCCCCCGCGAGCTCAACATCACCCAGCTCCTGCAGCGCATCGGCGAAGTGGTCCAGGACCGCGAGCTCGCCGATTCCACCCCCGAACACCCGCTTTTCGACGCCCCACCGCGCATCACCGAAGTGATCATCGCCACCGACCCCAATACCGAAGGGGAGGCCACCGCCTCCTACTTGGCGCGTCTGCTGCGCGACTTCCCGGACCTCACCATCTCACGGCTCGCATCCGGCATGCCGCTGGGCGGCGACTTGGAATTCGTAGACGAGCTCACGCTTTCCCGCGCGCTCAGTGGCCGACTCACCCTTTAA
- a CDS encoding YbaB/EbfC family nucleoid-associated protein, translating to MTQPDMNELMQQAAQMQAQLKAAEQEILESTVTGTAGNGLVSIDLGGNGVMRSIHIDHKIVDPEDVDTLQDLIMGAFADAHTKLGELAEQKMGPVQQMFDTMPGMF from the coding sequence ATGACTCAGCCAGATATGAACGAATTGATGCAGCAAGCAGCGCAGATGCAGGCGCAACTGAAGGCCGCTGAACAGGAGATTCTGGAGTCCACCGTCACCGGTACCGCAGGCAATGGCCTGGTCAGCATCGACCTCGGCGGCAACGGCGTGATGCGCAGCATCCACATTGATCACAAGATCGTGGATCCTGAAGACGTTGACACCTTGCAGGACCTCATCATGGGTGCATTCGCAGATGCGCACACCAAGCTTGGCGAACTCGCCGAGCAGAAAATGGGCCCGGTGCAGCAGATGTTCGACACCATGCCTGGTATGTTCTAA
- a CDS encoding DNA polymerase III subunit gamma and tau, which produces MALYRKYRPGSFAEVVGQEQVTVPLSRALDSGNINHAYLFSGPRGCGKTSSARILARSLNCAEGPTSAPCGKCSSCVALAPNGPGTLDVTELDAASNNGVEDMRELRDRAMYAPAESRYRIFIIDEAHMITTSGANALLKIVEEPPAHLIFIFATTEPEKVIGTIRSRTHHYPFRLLTPQAMRGLIERTAAAEHAHIDDAVYPLVLRAGGGSPRDTLSVLDQLLAGSGPDGLTYETARMLLGVTDDSLIDAAVEALADTNKAGLFAVVDEVIEAGIDPRRFAADLLDRLRDLMVLQAVPEALESGLVDAPADRHDTLKEQAAAFPEGGIAGYAAMVNDGITDLRGATSPRLLLEILCAKMLIGGSAPAVAASAQSAAAESAEAGPKSAPSKYDRDALRRAREERERKQREQAEAAAVRPAPKPEPKPEPEPEPEPEPVAVPEPETSEPEPQSPEKAPVDEAQGSVDKLAKEHWAEIRKLVHKKKAVAGIMLTEARVLGERDGTLIIGHNTGALAGRLNDPSNNTVLVEAIREITGREVAVECVVGQRPKDAGFSEPDRESEPEPEPESEDGWGEPVQIGRNADPEPEPEPAPEPQRAPVAEPSSAPATFSDGSPLPPEPDDFYGYGPDEGMPEPKHAPDLVPTPEPIPEPQQTREQEEEEMLREVRDGAKSADHRDALTVAMDLLGQELGAKPL; this is translated from the coding sequence GTGGCTTTGTATAGGAAGTATCGCCCCGGCTCCTTCGCGGAAGTTGTGGGCCAGGAGCAGGTAACCGTCCCGCTTTCGCGCGCGCTGGATAGTGGCAACATTAATCACGCCTATCTTTTCTCTGGCCCGCGTGGTTGCGGCAAGACTTCCTCTGCGCGCATCCTCGCCCGCTCCCTCAACTGCGCTGAAGGCCCTACTTCCGCTCCCTGCGGCAAGTGCTCTTCCTGCGTGGCGCTGGCTCCCAATGGGCCTGGCACTTTGGACGTCACTGAGCTGGACGCAGCGAGTAACAACGGCGTGGAGGATATGCGTGAGTTGCGCGACCGCGCTATGTATGCCCCCGCCGAGTCGCGCTATCGCATCTTCATCATCGACGAGGCGCACATGATCACCACCTCGGGTGCGAATGCGCTGCTCAAGATAGTTGAGGAGCCCCCGGCGCACCTCATCTTCATCTTCGCCACTACGGAGCCGGAGAAGGTGATTGGCACGATCCGTTCGCGCACGCACCACTATCCTTTCCGTCTGCTCACGCCCCAAGCCATGCGTGGGCTGATCGAGCGCACCGCTGCCGCCGAGCATGCTCACATAGACGACGCCGTCTATCCCCTGGTTCTCCGCGCTGGTGGCGGTTCTCCGCGCGACACGCTCTCCGTGCTAGACCAGCTCTTGGCGGGTTCCGGCCCCGATGGCCTCACTTACGAAACGGCCCGCATGCTCTTGGGTGTCACCGATGACTCGCTTATCGACGCCGCCGTGGAAGCCCTCGCCGACACCAACAAGGCCGGTCTGTTTGCCGTAGTAGACGAGGTCATTGAGGCGGGCATTGACCCCAGGCGCTTCGCCGCCGATCTTCTGGACCGTCTCCGTGACCTCATGGTGCTCCAAGCAGTGCCCGAGGCCCTCGAATCCGGTCTGGTGGACGCGCCAGCAGACCGCCACGACACGCTGAAAGAGCAGGCCGCCGCCTTCCCCGAGGGCGGTATCGCCGGGTATGCGGCGATGGTAAATGACGGCATCACTGACCTGCGCGGCGCCACCTCGCCACGGCTCCTACTAGAAATTCTTTGCGCCAAGATGCTCATCGGCGGCAGCGCACCCGCCGTGGCCGCCTCTGCGCAGTCCGCCGCTGCTGAGTCTGCTGAAGCGGGACCTAAGAGTGCGCCCAGCAAGTACGACCGCGACGCGCTGCGTCGCGCACGCGAAGAACGCGAGCGTAAGCAACGCGAACAGGCTGAAGCAGCAGCCGTGCGGCCCGCGCCGAAACCAGAACCAAAACCGGAACCAGAACCCGAGCCCGAACCGGAGCCAGTCGCAGTGCCGGAGCCAGAAACCTCCGAGCCCGAGCCGCAGTCACCCGAGAAGGCGCCGGTGGATGAGGCGCAGGGGAGCGTCGATAAGCTGGCGAAAGAGCATTGGGCTGAGATTCGCAAGCTCGTGCACAAGAAGAAAGCAGTGGCGGGCATCATGCTCACCGAGGCGCGAGTGCTGGGCGAGCGCGACGGTACGCTGATCATTGGCCACAACACCGGGGCGCTGGCGGGACGGCTGAATGATCCCTCCAATAACACTGTGCTGGTAGAGGCCATTCGGGAAATCACCGGGCGCGAAGTTGCAGTGGAATGTGTGGTGGGGCAGCGCCCAAAAGACGCGGGGTTCAGTGAGCCCGACCGGGAATCTGAGCCCGAGCCCGAGCCCGAGTCAGAGGATGGCTGGGGCGAGCCGGTGCAGATTGGCCGCAACGCCGATCCCGAGCCAGAACCGGAGCCTGCACCAGAGCCCCAACGGGCGCCAGTAGCTGAACCTTCATCTGCGCCTGCCACCTTCTCCGACGGTAGCCCCCTGCCCCCGGAGCCCGACGATTTCTACGGCTACGGCCCCGACGAGGGCATGCCCGAACCTAAGCACGCCCCCGACCTTGTGCCTACGCCAGAACCAATCCCCGAGCCACAGCAAACCCGCGAGCAGGAAGAAGAAGAAATGCTGCGCGAGGTACGCGATGGGGCCAAGAGCGCCGATCACCGCGACGCGCTCACCGTCGCAATGGATTTGTTGGGCCAGGAGCTTGGTGCCAAGCCGCTTTAG
- a CDS encoding suppressor of fused domain protein → MDLEASLLWQQGVFPGTLAEVPAEAGCGVRVAVSDLGEELLATTLNFNEVDTGLHSQDEGADVRSEIFTVGRVSSTLAQSALQQVCTKLESFNRDLPGVVPAQPGTMVPNLELDGCSVRHGVFVVPYVWGEQVPRFSEGGRLVVMLQLVLLTDEEYEYATTYGVPALQQALGEQGVDLLDWRR, encoded by the coding sequence ATGGACCTAGAGGCATCTCTGCTGTGGCAGCAGGGCGTTTTCCCCGGCACGCTGGCTGAAGTCCCTGCTGAGGCCGGTTGTGGTGTGCGCGTGGCTGTTTCCGACCTGGGCGAAGAGTTGCTTGCCACCACCTTGAACTTCAACGAGGTGGACACTGGCCTGCACTCCCAGGACGAGGGCGCCGACGTGCGCAGTGAAATCTTCACCGTGGGGCGCGTGAGCTCTACGCTGGCGCAAAGCGCCTTGCAGCAGGTGTGCACCAAGCTGGAGTCTTTCAACCGCGATTTGCCAGGCGTGGTACCTGCACAGCCTGGCACGATGGTGCCGAACCTGGAGCTTGATGGCTGCAGCGTGCGCCACGGCGTGTTCGTGGTGCCCTATGTGTGGGGCGAGCAGGTGCCCCGCTTCAGCGAGGGCGGGCGCCTGGTGGTGATGCTGCAATTGGTGTTGCTCACCGACGAGGAATACGAGTACGCCACCACCTACGGGGTGCCTGCGCTACAGCAGGCGTTAGGTGAGCAAGGCGTGGATCTCCTAGATTGGCGGCGCTAG
- a CDS encoding aminotransferase class I/II-fold pyridoxal phosphate-dependent enzyme, with amino-acid sequence MSIDALNTQKLQEHADEIRQQYEDLKARNLNLDLTRGKPSSEQLDFSNDLLSLPGQNYRTESGVDTRNYGGLVGIEEIRNIWAQVLGIPAGNIVAGDASSLNIMFDLISWSYIWGNNDSERPWSQEEKVKWLCPVPGYDRHFSITEHFGFEMINVPLTDQGPDMNVVRELVKDPQVKGMWTVPVFGNPTGITFSEEVCRELASMETAAPDFRIIWDNAYAVHTLTDSFPVVHDVLSMGAEAGHPNRFWFMSSTSKITLAGAGVAFFASSKQNLDWYAEHANIRGIGPNKVSQLAHAQFFGGPEGVYEQMRKHADNLAPKFNRVLEILNERLAPFGAAEWTQPKGGYFISVNVSPGTASRVVELAKQAGIALTGAGSSFPLKQDPKNENIRLAPSLPPVSELEVAMHGFATCVLLAALEA; translated from the coding sequence ATGAGCATCGATGCGTTGAATACCCAGAAGCTGCAGGAACATGCGGATGAGATTCGTCAACAGTATGAGGATCTGAAGGCTCGCAATCTGAACCTGGATCTCACGCGCGGCAAGCCCTCCTCTGAACAGCTCGATTTTTCCAATGATCTGCTGAGCCTGCCGGGGCAGAACTACCGCACTGAATCCGGTGTAGATACCCGCAACTATGGCGGCCTGGTGGGGATCGAGGAGATCCGCAACATTTGGGCGCAGGTGCTGGGCATCCCGGCGGGGAACATTGTGGCGGGTGACGCCTCCAGCCTGAACATTATGTTCGACCTGATCTCCTGGTCCTATATCTGGGGCAACAATGACTCCGAGCGTCCCTGGTCGCAGGAGGAGAAGGTGAAGTGGCTGTGCCCGGTGCCTGGCTATGATCGCCACTTCTCCATCACGGAGCACTTCGGCTTTGAGATGATCAATGTTCCGCTGACGGATCAGGGCCCGGACATGAACGTGGTTCGTGAGCTGGTGAAGGACCCGCAGGTCAAGGGCATGTGGACGGTGCCTGTGTTCGGCAATCCCACGGGCATTACGTTCTCGGAGGAAGTCTGCCGTGAGCTCGCTTCCATGGAGACGGCCGCGCCCGATTTCCGCATCATTTGGGACAATGCTTACGCGGTGCACACGCTCACCGATTCTTTCCCGGTAGTTCACGATGTGCTGAGCATGGGCGCGGAGGCCGGCCACCCGAACCGCTTCTGGTTCATGAGTTCCACCTCCAAGATCACCTTGGCTGGCGCGGGCGTTGCGTTCTTCGCCTCCTCGAAGCAGAACCTGGATTGGTATGCGGAGCACGCGAACATTCGCGGCATTGGGCCGAATAAGGTGAGCCAGCTCGCCCACGCCCAGTTCTTCGGCGGCCCGGAGGGTGTGTATGAGCAGATGCGCAAGCATGCGGATAACCTCGCCCCGAAGTTCAATCGTGTCCTGGAGATCCTGAATGAGCGCCTGGCTCCCTTCGGTGCTGCGGAGTGGACGCAGCCCAAGGGCGGCTATTTCATCAGCGTGAATGTGTCGCCGGGTACGGCTTCTCGTGTGGTGGAGTTGGCGAAGCAGGCTGGTATCGCGCTCACGGGTGCGGGTTCTTCTTTCCCCCTGAAGCAGGATCCGAAGAATGAGAACATTCGCCTCGCCCCTTCGTTGCCCCCGGTGTCTGAGCTGGAGGTTGCGATGCACGGGTTCGCTACTTGCGTGCTGTTGGCAGCCCTTGAGGCATAA
- a CDS encoding SPFH domain-containing protein — protein MSALVFWPIMIGIVIAILVVLISYSVKVIKQYERGVAFRFGHVKPLMEPGLHFLIPGVDKLERVDQRVVTLTIPPQEIITKDNVSVRVNAVVMFEVLDSLKAVLEVENYAVATSQIAQTTLRSLLGRADLDDLLAHREELNEDLRKIINGQTTRWGVETRIVEIKDVEIPEAMQRALAREAEAERERRAKVISAHGELQSSVELRQAAEELQKAPAALQLRYLQTVLELGADQNSTIVFPLPIDIMQGFMDKATQMGIPLPKITGKQPDAE, from the coding sequence ATGAGCGCACTCGTATTCTGGCCGATCATGATCGGCATTGTGATCGCCATCCTCGTGGTGCTGATCTCGTACTCAGTCAAAGTGATCAAGCAATACGAACGTGGCGTCGCCTTCCGCTTCGGCCACGTCAAACCACTCATGGAACCCGGGCTGCACTTCCTCATCCCCGGCGTAGACAAGTTGGAACGTGTGGATCAGCGCGTGGTCACGCTGACCATTCCGCCGCAGGAAATCATCACCAAGGACAACGTCTCCGTGCGCGTTAACGCTGTGGTGATGTTCGAAGTACTCGACTCGCTGAAGGCAGTGCTAGAGGTAGAAAACTACGCAGTAGCCACCTCTCAGATTGCCCAAACCACACTGCGTTCCCTGCTGGGCCGCGCCGACCTTGACGATCTACTCGCACACCGCGAAGAGCTCAACGAAGATCTGCGCAAAATCATCAACGGGCAAACGACCCGCTGGGGTGTGGAAACACGCATTGTGGAAATCAAGGACGTGGAAATCCCGGAGGCCATGCAGCGCGCCCTGGCCCGCGAAGCCGAAGCCGAACGCGAACGCCGCGCCAAAGTGATCTCCGCACACGGCGAACTGCAATCCTCCGTGGAACTGCGCCAAGCAGCCGAAGAGCTGCAAAAAGCGCCCGCAGCACTGCAACTGCGCTACCTGCAGACGGTGCTCGAATTGGGCGCAGACCAAAACTCGACCATCGTGTTCCCGCTACCCATCGACATCATGCAAGGCTTCATGGACAAAGCCACGCAAATGGGCATTCCGCTGCCCAAGATCACCGGGAAGCAACCAGATGCTGAGTAA